From the genome of Polyodon spathula isolate WHYD16114869_AA chromosome 14, ASM1765450v1, whole genome shotgun sequence, one region includes:
- the LOC121326793 gene encoding nuclear cap-binding protein subunit 2 produces MSILNALRSDSYVDISQYRDQHFKGNRYEQERLLKQSCTLYVGNLSFYTTEEQVYELFSKSGDVKRIVMGLDKVKKTACGFCFVEYYTRADSEHAMRFINGTRLDDRIIRTDWDAGFKEGRQYGRGKSGGQVRDEYRQDYDPARGGYGKIIKK; encoded by the exons ATGTCTATCCTAAACGCGCTAAGGAGTGACTCGTATGTTGATATCAGCCAGTACAGAGACCAGCATTTTAAG GGAAACCGGTATGAACAGGAGAGACTACTGAAACAGAGCTGCACGCTTTATGTAGGGAATCTGTCATTTTATACAACAGAAGAACAAGTTTATGAGCTGTTCTCCAAAAGTGGTGATGTGAAACGAATTGTCATGGGTCTGGATAAAGTCAAGAAGACTGCGTGTGGATTCTGTTTTGTGGA ATACTATACTCGTGCTGATTCAGAGCATGCTATGAGGTTCATTAATGGCACAAGATTGGATGATCGCATAATCAGGACAGACTGGGATGCTGGCTTCAAAGAAGGCAGGCAGTATGGCCGTGGCAAATCTGGTGGGCAG gttagaGATGAATACAGACAAGATTATGATCCTGCCAGAGGTGGATATGGAAAGATCATTAAGAAATAA